A genomic window from Flavobacterium azooxidireducens includes:
- a CDS encoding heavy-metal-associated domain-containing protein: MKKIILVLMISLMGISVQAQEKKNKNAKHDIEVNGNCDMCKKRIEKAALSVKGVKSATWHEDHQDLHLILDETKCTVDQVHEAVAKVGHDTEKVKATDEAYNNLHGCCKFERKQ, from the coding sequence ATGAAAAAAATAATTTTAGTACTGATGATTTCTTTAATGGGAATTTCAGTTCAGGCTCAAGAAAAGAAAAATAAAAATGCCAAACACGACATCGAAGTAAATGGCAATTGCGACATGTGCAAGAAACGCATCGAAAAAGCCGCATTGTCTGTCAAAGGAGTAAAATCGGCCACTTGGCATGAAGATCATCAAGATTTACATTTAATATTGGATGAAACAAAATGTACGGTTGACCAAGTTCACGAAGCAGTAGCAAAAGTGGGTCACGATACAGAAAAAGTTAAAGCAACCGATGAAGCTTACAATAATTTGCACGGCTGTTGTAAGTTTGAAAGAAAGCAATAA
- the xrtF gene encoding exosortase family protein XrtF: MKKYIIQYKPFLIFLLKFFLSYLILTFLYQFYLNSFDSSSLEVDSITQLVSVQTQQTIELFQYNSYLEPHPKQNSTMLFVEGKNVARVVEGCNAISVIILFIAFVIAFKGNWKKTVLFILAGSILIYVLNIIRIALIAIALYHYPQHEHLLHGVIFPLFIYGVVFLLWVIWVNKFSVYAIQKKA, encoded by the coding sequence TTGAAAAAATACATAATTCAATATAAGCCATTTTTGATTTTTTTATTAAAATTCTTCTTGAGTTATCTTATTCTAACGTTTTTGTATCAATTTTATTTGAATTCCTTTGATAGTTCTTCGTTAGAAGTAGATTCAATTACGCAACTAGTTAGTGTTCAAACGCAACAAACTATTGAACTTTTTCAATATAATTCGTATTTAGAGCCTCATCCCAAACAAAATTCGACCATGCTTTTTGTAGAAGGAAAAAATGTTGCCAGAGTTGTTGAAGGTTGTAACGCCATTAGCGTAATTATTCTTTTTATCGCTTTTGTGATTGCATTTAAAGGAAATTGGAAAAAAACAGTATTGTTCATCTTGGCGGGTTCAATTCTAATTTATGTACTCAATATAATCAGGATTGCGTTAATAGCCATTGCTTTGTATCATTATCCACAACATGAACATCTTTTGCATGGCGTTATTTTTCCGTTGTTTATTTATGGCGTTGTGTTTTTGTTGTGGGTGATTTGGGTAAATAAATTTTCAGTTTATGCAATACAAAAAAAAGCCTAA
- a CDS encoding proton-conducting transporter transmembrane domain-containing protein, translating to MENILQFFLLFPILGFLISVFLPEKKEKLISGIAFSTVFIQFLGIVLFSVIWIWNDSPDLNLKETTIFRTSHYEFFIDFYFDRITAVYLFVGALLTSLITTYSRYYLHREKGYKRFFTTVLFFFFGYNLAILSGNFETLFIGWEIIGISSFLLIAFYRERYLPVKNAFKVFSIYRIGDVGLLLTMWASHHLFHENITFMKLNNYELVNEHLQNHSLIGVFIALCLACAAAAKSAQIPFSSWLPRAMEGPTPSSAIFYGSLSVHLGVFLMLRTFPFWEHQTSMRFAIGLMGLTTSIMSSLMARVQSSVKSQIAYSSISQIGIIFIEIALGLEVLALIHFAGNAFLRTYQLLVSPSVVSYLIREQFYTFQPKSEKDNFFFPRKIKNTLYVLALKEFNLEAFLNFVLWRPLKIIGKSLDFLNIKRVYFFFIPLFALGTISYQFKEILPTELTSVLPEIFAGIGLVFVFKSFSERKSPFLAWILIVMNHFWIALAIVFNEHVTVNEIAFYLSGIIISGAIGYLALLKLKKMEKRILISQYLGHVYEHPKFAFFFLLATLGITGFPITSTFIGEDLLFSHIASNQVLLAFFVASSFVVSGIAGIRIYARLFLGPHVKTYHELPYQSS from the coding sequence ATGGAAAATATACTTCAGTTTTTTTTATTGTTCCCGATTTTAGGTTTCTTAATCAGTGTGTTTTTACCTGAGAAAAAAGAGAAATTAATTTCAGGAATTGCTTTTAGTACTGTTTTTATTCAGTTTTTAGGCATTGTTTTATTTAGTGTAATTTGGATTTGGAATGATTCACCGGATTTGAATCTCAAGGAAACGACGATTTTCAGAACATCACATTACGAGTTTTTCATCGATTTCTATTTTGATAGAATTACAGCCGTTTATTTGTTTGTAGGTGCTCTTTTAACTTCATTGATAACTACTTACAGTCGCTATTACCTCCATCGTGAAAAAGGATATAAACGTTTTTTTACCACCGTTTTATTCTTCTTTTTTGGATATAATTTAGCTATTCTGTCCGGTAATTTTGAAACGTTGTTCATTGGTTGGGAAATTATCGGAATTTCATCTTTTCTATTAATTGCGTTTTACAGAGAACGCTATTTACCGGTTAAAAATGCCTTCAAAGTTTTTTCGATTTACAGAATTGGTGATGTTGGATTATTGTTAACGATGTGGGCAAGTCACCATTTGTTTCATGAAAACATCACTTTTATGAAGCTAAACAATTATGAATTAGTGAATGAACATCTTCAAAATCATTCGTTAATTGGGGTTTTTATTGCGTTATGTCTTGCTTGTGCAGCAGCCGCAAAATCGGCTCAAATTCCTTTTTCATCATGGTTACCCAGAGCAATGGAAGGGCCAACACCATCTAGTGCAATTTTTTATGGCTCACTTTCAGTTCATTTGGGAGTGTTTTTAATGTTGCGAACGTTTCCTTTTTGGGAACATCAAACATCAATGCGATTTGCGATTGGATTGATGGGTTTAACCACTAGTATTATGAGTTCGTTAATGGCTCGAGTACAGTCATCTGTAAAAAGTCAAATCGCTTATAGTTCCATTTCGCAAATTGGTATAATTTTTATTGAAATTGCTCTTGGCTTAGAAGTGTTGGCACTCATTCATTTTGCTGGTAATGCTTTTCTTCGTACGTATCAATTGTTGGTTTCTCCTTCAGTAGTAAGTTATTTGATAAGAGAGCAGTTTTACACTTTTCAACCTAAATCTGAAAAGGATAATTTTTTCTTTCCAAGAAAGATTAAAAACACACTGTATGTTCTTGCGTTGAAAGAATTTAATTTAGAAGCATTTTTGAATTTTGTGCTTTGGCGACCTTTAAAAATAATCGGTAAGTCTTTGGATTTTTTGAATATCAAAAGAGTTTATTTCTTTTTTATACCACTTTTTGCTTTGGGAACAATTTCTTATCAATTCAAAGAGATATTGCCAACTGAGTTAACTTCCGTTTTACCCGAAATTTTTGCCGGAATAGGTTTGGTATTTGTTTTTAAATCCTTCTCAGAACGTAAAAGTCCATTTCTAGCTTGGATTTTAATTGTCATGAATCATTTTTGGATTGCTTTAGCCATCGTTTTTAATGAACATGTTACAGTAAACGAAATTGCTTTTTATTTATCAGGAATTATTATTTCCGGTGCAATTGGCTATTTGGCATTGCTGAAATTAAAGAAAATGGAAAAACGAATCTTAATCAGTCAATATTTAGGACACGTTTATGAACACCCAAAATTCGCTTTTTTCTTTTTGTTGGCAACATTAGGTATCACGGGTTTTCCAATTACTTCAACGTTTATTGGTGAAGATTTACTTTTTAGTCATATCGCTAGTAATCAAGTGCTATTAGCCTTTTTTGTGGCATCAAGTTTTGTGGTTTCCGGAATTGCCGGAATCCGAATTTATGCTCGTTTATTTTTGGGACCTCATGTAAAAACATACCATGAATTACCTTATCAATCATCTTAA
- a CDS encoding HYC_CC_PP family protein: MNFKKCTSIIMAFYLLISSSGLAFNVHYCGDTIASVSSVFTTEEPCVMDVHPEEKSCCAASSDSHDGCCSDETIQADFDDVVIKQLQFDFDYVSVLPSVEFSFYTNRVGLINQQFFDYYCDANAPPLYQLYSQFVFYA, from the coding sequence ATGAACTTCAAAAAGTGCACCAGTATAATTATGGCTTTTTATCTGCTGATCTCTTCCAGCGGATTGGCCTTTAATGTGCATTATTGTGGTGATACGATTGCTTCAGTTTCCTCAGTTTTTACTACAGAAGAACCTTGCGTGATGGACGTTCATCCGGAAGAAAAATCATGTTGTGCAGCTTCTTCAGACAGTCACGACGGTTGTTGTTCTGATGAAACAATTCAAGCCGATTTTGATGATGTAGTGATAAAACAACTGCAGTTTGACTTCGATTATGTTTCGGTTTTACCAAGTGTTGAATTTTCTTTTTATACCAATAGAGTAGGGCTAATCAATCAGCAATTTTTTGATTATTATTGCGATGCAAATGCTCCGCCACTCTATCAATTGTATTCCCAATTTGTTTTTTACGCCTGA
- a CDS encoding MBL fold metallo-hydrolase RNA specificity domain-containing protein, with protein MKIHFLGGTGTVTGSKTLVEHNETRILIDCGLFQGIKSLRDLNWQPLAIEPATIDFVLLTHGHLDHCGWLPLLIKNGFKGKIFCTGPTKQIAKLILTDSAKIQEEEASKANQEHFSKHNPAEPLYTVVDAERVTSFFKVVEKDIEIRLTDESWFTFFQSGHILGACSIKLNINEKVLVFSGDVGQEDDVLMYPPKKPQKADYVFLESTYGNRLHPQNDVLLDLEMIINTTINRGGNVVIPSFAVERAQTVMYLLWQLRLQNRIPDIPYIIDTPMGIKVLDIFNDNPKWHKLNPNQCEEMCSMFSMISDFEDTVNAIYDKRPKVVIAASGMITGGRVLSYLERYIVKPENTVMLVGYQAEGTRGRKLVEGAKEIKFFGKYYPVEAEVVLVEGLSAHGDQQDLLNWLSELKQKPQKIFLVHGENEAADTLRTKIFDTYGIEATVPLLGQVVEI; from the coding sequence ATGAAAATTCATTTTTTAGGAGGAACAGGAACCGTGACAGGATCAAAAACATTGGTCGAACATAATGAAACCCGCATTTTAATCGATTGTGGTCTGTTTCAGGGAATCAAATCATTGCGTGATTTAAATTGGCAACCGTTGGCAATCGAACCTGCTACGATTGATTTTGTGTTGCTCACGCATGGCCACCTTGATCATTGCGGTTGGTTGCCGTTATTGATAAAAAATGGTTTTAAAGGGAAAATATTTTGTACCGGTCCAACCAAACAAATTGCCAAGCTCATCTTAACCGACAGTGCAAAAATTCAGGAAGAAGAAGCATCAAAAGCAAATCAGGAACATTTTTCTAAACACAATCCGGCCGAACCTTTATATACTGTAGTTGATGCAGAACGAGTAACATCTTTTTTTAAAGTGGTTGAAAAAGATATTGAAATTCGTTTAACAGACGAAAGTTGGTTTACCTTTTTTCAATCCGGACATATTTTAGGAGCTTGCTCAATCAAATTAAATATAAATGAAAAAGTTTTGGTTTTTTCCGGAGATGTGGGTCAAGAAGATGATGTGTTGATGTATCCGCCCAAGAAACCACAAAAAGCCGATTATGTGTTTTTAGAAAGCACTTACGGCAATCGTCTTCATCCACAAAATGATGTGTTGTTGGATTTGGAAATGATTATCAATACAACCATCAACCGAGGAGGAAATGTGGTGATTCCGAGTTTTGCAGTCGAACGTGCACAAACAGTTATGTATCTTCTTTGGCAATTGCGTTTGCAAAATCGAATTCCGGATATTCCTTATATTATTGATACGCCAATGGGAATTAAAGTATTGGATATTTTTAATGATAATCCGAAATGGCATAAATTAAATCCAAATCAATGTGAAGAAATGTGCAGTATGTTTTCGATGATTTCCGATTTTGAAGACACTGTCAATGCCATTTATGACAAAAGACCAAAAGTGGTTATTGCCGCAAGCGGAATGATTACCGGTGGAAGAGTTTTGTCTTATTTAGAACGATACATCGTTAAACCTGAAAATACCGTAATGCTGGTTGGGTATCAAGCTGAAGGAACTCGCGGAAGAAAATTAGTAGAAGGAGCCAAAGAAATCAAATTTTTCGGAAAATATTATCCGGTTGAAGCAGAAGTTGTCTTGGTAGAAGGGCTATCCGCACACGGCGACCAACAAGATTTACTTAATTGGTTGAGCGAATTAAAACAAAAACCTCAAAAAATATTTTTAGTTCACGGCGAAAATGAAGCGGCCGACACCTTACGAACAAAGATTTTTGACACGTATGGAATTGAAGCAACTGTTCCGCTTTTGGGTCAAGTTGTTGAGATTTAA
- a CDS encoding TonB-dependent receptor, with amino-acid sequence MKKQLIISLFLLFSTLLFSQENVTGKITFDDNQPLPGANIYWQNTQIGAVSDDKGNFSIPFTAENTVLVISYVGFQTVTLAITEPKSITQNLEFDTTLDEVTLTKVRKSLQKNYMAAANVQTMTSKELLKAACCNLSESFETNPSIDVNFSDAVSGSRQIRMLGLTSPYILMTEENIPAIRGASQAYGLSFVPGTWVESIQITKGAGSVVNGFESISGQINYEMIKPQDDIPFFLNAYGSTDSRFELNTHFNKKLNDKWATSLFLHGNARVSKNDMNDDSFLDNPIGQQINMINRWQYTDAENGWVSFINFRYMNDEKQTGQVDFDPDRDRGTTNFWGSEINTEKLDISSKIGRVSTEVPWRSFGFQNAFNYHKQDSYFGLNQYDITQRSFYSNLIYNSIISNTLHKFATGLNFTYDQFDEVVNVSDFSRIDNSVGAFFEYTYCNDDDLSYVLGGRIDYHNRLGVFVTPRAHLRYKPFEKTTFRISAGRGKRSANIFAENQQLFASSRQFQILDTGGEIYGLDAEIAWNYGVSFLQGFKVFGKEAEFSVDFYRTDFQNQAIVDVDNTPQQVLFYNLDGKSFANSLQVDLSYEISHHFNIRTAYKFYDVQTDYTIGLVERPLQAKHRFFTNIAYETHVKEKGQQWKFDFTYNWLGKQRLPRTQSNPEEYRLQEFTNPFSVMNAQITRTFSKTFEIYLGAENLGNYQQKNAILGSNDPFDSYFDSSMVYAPVFGAMFYTGLRFKIQ; translated from the coding sequence ATGAAAAAACAACTTATAATTTCATTATTTTTATTGTTTTCCACTTTACTTTTTTCGCAAGAAAATGTCACGGGGAAAATTACTTTTGATGATAATCAGCCTCTTCCGGGAGCAAATATTTATTGGCAAAACACACAAATTGGTGCCGTTTCAGATGATAAAGGAAATTTTTCGATTCCTTTTACTGCCGAAAACACGGTTCTGGTAATTAGTTATGTAGGTTTTCAAACTGTTACTTTAGCGATTACTGAACCTAAATCAATTACACAAAATTTAGAATTTGACACTACTTTAGATGAAGTTACTTTGACCAAAGTCAGAAAGTCTCTTCAAAAGAATTATATGGCTGCGGCCAACGTTCAAACGATGACAAGCAAGGAATTGCTCAAAGCAGCTTGTTGTAATTTATCCGAAAGTTTTGAAACCAATCCGTCCATAGATGTCAATTTTTCGGATGCAGTTTCCGGAAGTCGTCAAATTCGAATGTTGGGATTAACAAGTCCTTATATTTTGATGACAGAGGAAAATATTCCGGCTATTCGTGGTGCTTCGCAGGCGTATGGACTTTCGTTTGTACCCGGAACGTGGGTGGAAAGCATTCAAATTACCAAAGGAGCAGGTTCTGTGGTTAATGGATTTGAAAGCATTTCGGGTCAGATTAATTACGAAATGATTAAACCGCAAGATGATATTCCGTTCTTTTTGAATGCGTATGGTTCAACTGATTCGCGATTTGAATTGAATACGCATTTTAATAAAAAATTGAATGATAAATGGGCAACCAGTTTGTTTCTTCATGGAAATGCGAGAGTTTCTAAAAACGACATGAACGACGATAGTTTTTTGGATAATCCAATCGGTCAACAAATTAATATGATAAATCGTTGGCAATATACCGATGCCGAAAATGGCTGGGTGAGTTTCATCAATTTTCGTTATATGAATGATGAAAAACAAACCGGTCAAGTTGATTTTGATCCGGATAGGGACAGAGGAACAACTAATTTTTGGGGTTCAGAAATCAATACAGAAAAGTTAGATATTTCATCAAAAATAGGTCGTGTTTCAACGGAAGTTCCGTGGCGAAGTTTCGGGTTTCAAAACGCATTCAATTACCATAAACAAGATTCGTATTTCGGCTTAAATCAATATGATATTACGCAACGAAGTTTTTATTCTAATTTGATTTATAATTCTATTATTAGCAATACGTTACACAAATTTGCAACGGGTTTAAATTTTACTTACGATCAGTTTGATGAGGTGGTGAATGTTTCCGATTTCAGTAGAATTGATAATTCCGTAGGTGCTTTTTTTGAATATACTTATTGCAATGATGACGATTTGAGTTATGTTTTAGGTGGTCGAATTGATTACCACAATCGATTAGGAGTTTTTGTCACGCCAAGAGCTCATTTAAGATACAAACCTTTTGAAAAAACAACTTTCAGAATTTCTGCCGGAAGAGGAAAAAGAAGTGCTAATATTTTTGCCGAAAATCAACAACTTTTTGCTTCATCACGTCAATTTCAAATTTTGGATACAGGTGGAGAAATTTATGGTTTGGATGCTGAAATTGCTTGGAATTACGGCGTTAGTTTTTTACAAGGATTTAAAGTATTTGGAAAAGAAGCTGAGTTTTCAGTCGATTTTTACCGAACGGATTTTCAAAATCAAGCCATTGTAGATGTTGATAATACTCCGCAACAAGTACTTTTTTATAACCTTGACGGAAAATCATTTGCCAATAGTTTACAAGTGGATTTGAGTTATGAAATTTCACATCATTTCAATATTCGAACAGCGTATAAATTTTATGATGTTCAAACCGATTATACCATTGGTTTAGTTGAAAGACCTTTGCAAGCCAAACATCGTTTTTTTACAAATATCGCTTATGAAACGCATGTAAAGGAAAAAGGTCAACAATGGAAATTTGATTTTACTTACAATTGGTTAGGAAAACAACGTTTACCAAGAACCCAGTCGAATCCGGAAGAATATCGTTTGCAGGAGTTTACTAATCCGTTTTCGGTGATGAATGCACAAATAACCAGAACATTTTCTAAAACATTTGAAATCTATCTTGGTGCAGAAAACCTTGGAAATTATCAACAAAAAAATGCAATTTTAGGAAGTAATGACCCTTTTGACTCATATTTTGATAGTTCAATGGTGTATGCTCCGGTTTTTGGAGCAATGTTTTACACAGGTTTACGTTTTAAAATTCAATAG
- a CDS encoding YbcC family protein, which produces MKTTIDGFDEHAVLHRLTHYLPAQNPLKDFVHHNTLHAFQHKKFHEALAKANTIFGYKTYLPLADFRNRFKKNEINESVLNWVIEKEKGKENISVWKDKLLNQNYDESVKARIGNLRANWKKEYSINLEKSTHSLLFRVLCSYLDQGIALWTFPEKATGFLAAIKTLEQNTSQSLFSSTRVKELLFKNTSITELLEILVGKQELYEYYLFDQQFSHPGWSGMIATIETNPSSLLDTRPITFEELVKFELLLEIDVLDKKFNSNWSPLGLKVRSHEYKLFEPIKYNELFEVLSLWQKAFEWSFYDQVLASVKETEEVSVNSAPSFQGLFCMDDRECSFRRHIEHQDPKAETFGTAAFFNFEFYYQPVNGKFHTKLCPAPVTPKYLIKEEHRKKKHVKDFHYHKHSHSLLFGWIISQTLGFTSAFKLFLNIFKPSMSPATTASFKHLHKKAKLHIENQNLNDRESDLQVGFTIEEMTNRVEGLLKSIGLVKNFSSLVYVVGHGATSVNNTHYAGYDCGACCGRPSSVNAKVACFASNHPRVREMLKERGIEIPLETQFLPALHDTTRDEIQFYDVDSLSELNLKLHLQNQEIFSKALQNNAKERSRRFDTINSSDSLEKVHKNVKRRSLSLFEPRPELNHATNAMSVVGRRSLSKQLFLDRRSFLNSYDYQIDPSGDFLAVILGQVAPVAGGINLEYYFSRVDNQKLGAGSKLPHNVMGLIGVANGIDGDLRPGLPSQMIEVHDPIRLLVVAEHFPEIVKNAITKNPSTFEWFKNEWVKLVVVHPKNKQLFVFEKEEFIVYQTIQKTNYVQNELEVDVKTKENLPISILKTA; this is translated from the coding sequence GTGAAAACAACTATCGATGGCTTTGATGAACATGCCGTTCTTCATCGTCTAACCCATTATTTACCGGCACAAAATCCGTTGAAAGACTTTGTGCATCACAATACGTTACACGCTTTTCAACATAAAAAATTTCATGAAGCATTAGCCAAAGCAAACACCATTTTTGGGTACAAAACCTATTTACCTTTGGCAGATTTTAGAAACCGATTCAAAAAAAATGAAATCAATGAATCCGTACTCAATTGGGTGATCGAAAAAGAAAAAGGAAAGGAGAATATTTCTGTTTGGAAAGATAAATTGCTCAATCAAAACTATGATGAATCGGTTAAAGCCAGAATCGGAAATTTGCGAGCCAATTGGAAGAAAGAATATTCCATCAACTTAGAAAAATCCACCCATAGTTTGCTTTTTAGGGTTTTGTGTAGCTATTTAGATCAAGGCATTGCACTTTGGACTTTTCCTGAAAAGGCTACTGGTTTTTTAGCTGCAATTAAAACTTTGGAACAAAATACTTCTCAAAGTTTATTTTCTTCAACAAGAGTAAAGGAATTGCTATTTAAAAATACATCCATTACAGAATTACTAGAAATTTTGGTTGGAAAGCAAGAATTATATGAATACTATTTATTTGATCAACAGTTTTCCCATCCAGGTTGGAGTGGAATGATTGCTACTATCGAAACAAATCCGAGTTCGCTCTTAGACACAAGACCAATCACTTTTGAAGAGTTGGTTAAGTTTGAATTATTGCTAGAAATAGATGTTTTAGACAAAAAATTCAATAGTAATTGGTCGCCACTCGGTTTAAAAGTTCGTTCTCATGAATATAAACTTTTTGAACCTATAAAATACAACGAATTGTTTGAGGTTCTGTCACTTTGGCAAAAGGCTTTTGAATGGAGTTTTTATGATCAAGTATTAGCAAGTGTAAAAGAAACAGAAGAAGTTTCTGTCAATTCTGCTCCGAGTTTTCAAGGATTGTTTTGTATGGATGACCGTGAATGTTCTTTTAGAAGACATATTGAACACCAAGATCCTAAAGCAGAAACGTTCGGAACTGCTGCTTTTTTCAATTTTGAATTTTATTACCAACCGGTTAATGGAAAATTTCACACCAAATTATGTCCTGCACCGGTTACACCTAAGTATTTAATTAAAGAAGAACACAGAAAGAAAAAACATGTGAAAGATTTTCATTATCACAAGCATTCTCATTCGTTGCTTTTTGGTTGGATAATTAGTCAGACGCTCGGATTTACTTCTGCTTTCAAATTGTTCCTAAATATTTTCAAACCTTCAATGTCTCCGGCTACAACGGCCTCTTTTAAACATTTGCATAAAAAGGCAAAACTGCATATCGAAAATCAAAATCTTAATGATAGAGAAAGTGATTTACAAGTCGGTTTTACCATTGAAGAAATGACGAATAGGGTAGAAGGACTATTAAAAAGTATTGGTCTCGTCAAGAATTTTTCGTCACTTGTTTACGTTGTCGGACACGGTGCTACCAGCGTGAATAACACACATTATGCCGGGTATGATTGCGGTGCTTGTTGCGGAAGACCAAGTTCTGTGAATGCAAAAGTTGCTTGTTTTGCCTCCAATCATCCAAGAGTTAGAGAAATGTTGAAAGAACGAGGAATAGAAATTCCTTTGGAAACTCAATTTCTGCCCGCTTTACACGATACAACCCGTGATGAAATTCAATTTTATGATGTAGATAGTTTAAGTGAATTGAATCTAAAGTTACATCTTCAAAATCAAGAAATCTTTTCAAAAGCACTTCAGAATAATGCGAAAGAACGTTCCAGAAGATTTGACACTATTAATTCTTCCGATTCACTTGAAAAGGTGCACAAAAATGTAAAAAGAAGATCTCTGTCGTTGTTTGAACCTCGACCGGAATTGAATCATGCCACGAACGCAATGAGTGTCGTTGGAAGAAGAAGTTTATCTAAACAATTGTTTTTAGACAGAAGGTCGTTTTTGAATTCCTATGATTATCAAATTGATCCATCAGGTGATTTTCTTGCGGTTATTTTAGGACAAGTAGCTCCAGTTGCCGGTGGAATAAATTTGGAATATTATTTTTCCAGGGTTGACAATCAAAAGTTAGGTGCCGGTTCAAAATTGCCACATAATGTCATGGGTTTAATTGGTGTGGCCAATGGAATTGATGGTGATCTTCGTCCCGGTTTACCCAGTCAGATGATTGAAGTTCATGATCCTATCCGATTGCTAGTAGTAGCAGAGCATTTTCCGGAAATTGTAAAAAATGCAATTACCAAAAATCCATCAACTTTTGAATGGTTCAAAAATGAATGGGTAAAACTTGTCGTAGTTCATCCAAAAAACAAACAACTTTTTGTGTTTGAAAAGGAAGAGTTTATCGTCTATCAAACTATTCAAAAGACAAATTACGTTCAAAATGAGTTGGAAGTTGATGTTAAAACAAAGGAGAATTTACCCATTTCAATTCTAAAAACAGCGTAA
- a CDS encoding restriction endonuclease — translation MKVTKFSGELVLFDKEKLQHSLRKSGADENAVFQVMHEIDKQLYEGIPTKKIYKLAFQLLKNFSNSHAARYNLRSAVQALGPAGFYFEKFVAKLFELEGYQTQTNLILDGKCISHEVDVLLKKGNVVSMIECKFHGNQDAKSDVKVPLYILSRFNDLKEKEFSVFNANYQIEHCWIVTNNRFTDDAIKFAICSNLNLLSWDYPKGNSLRNKIDSAQIYPVTCLTTLSQLEKDKLLMQELITVKDLINKSEWLSKIGLSKNRIKNILKEANQLCNVIH, via the coding sequence ATGAAAGTCACTAAATTTTCAGGCGAATTAGTTTTATTTGATAAAGAAAAACTTCAACATTCTTTGCGAAAATCAGGAGCTGATGAAAATGCTGTATTTCAAGTGATGCATGAAATCGACAAGCAATTATACGAAGGAATTCCAACCAAAAAAATTTACAAACTCGCTTTTCAATTACTTAAAAATTTTTCCAATTCTCATGCGGCTCGTTATAATTTAAGATCGGCAGTGCAAGCTCTTGGTCCCGCAGGGTTTTATTTTGAAAAATTTGTTGCAAAATTATTTGAATTAGAAGGATATCAAACACAAACCAATTTAATTTTGGATGGAAAATGTATTTCTCATGAAGTGGATGTTTTGCTCAAAAAAGGAAATGTAGTTTCGATGATTGAATGTAAATTTCATGGAAACCAAGATGCAAAATCCGATGTGAAAGTTCCGCTTTATATTTTATCTCGATTTAATGATTTAAAAGAAAAAGAGTTTTCGGTTTTTAATGCTAATTACCAAATTGAACATTGTTGGATTGTAACCAATAATCGATTTACCGATGATGCCATAAAATTTGCAATTTGTTCAAACTTGAATTTATTAAGTTGGGATTATCCAAAAGGAAACAGTTTGAGAAACAAAATAGATTCTGCTCAAATTTATCCTGTGACTTGCTTGACAACTTTATCGCAGCTTGAAAAAGATAAATTATTAATGCAAGAACTCATCACCGTGAAAGATTTGATTAATAAATCGGAATGGCTTTCAAAAATCGGGTTGAGTAAAAATCGTATCAAAAACATTCTAAAAGAAGCAAATCAATTGTGTAATGTAATTCATTAA
- a CDS encoding exosortase F system-associated membrane protein: MQYKKKPKIVDFLLIALCVLALAFIRFFEETLFYDPFLKYFKSDYLNLPFPDFNGIGLFFSLLFRYVLNASLSIAVIYFLFKDVSLTKFASILYLLLFILLILMFFGVVLFFDEKSNFILFYVRRFIVQPLFLVLFVPAFYFQKKHS, from the coding sequence ATGCAATACAAAAAAAAGCCTAAAATAGTTGATTTCCTTTTGATTGCATTATGCGTGCTTGCTTTGGCATTCATTCGTTTTTTTGAAGAAACTTTGTTTTATGATCCATTTTTAAAGTATTTTAAAAGCGACTACCTCAATTTGCCTTTTCCGGATTTTAATGGTATCGGACTTTTTTTTAGTTTGTTGTTTCGCTATGTTTTAAATGCTTCTTTATCTATTGCGGTGATTTATTTTTTGTTTAAAGATGTATCGCTTACCAAATTTGCTTCGATACTTTATCTGTTGTTGTTTATACTTCTGATTTTGATGTTTTTTGGCGTTGTTTTGTTTTTTGATGAAAAAAGCAATTTTATACTTTTCTATGTGCGAAGATTTATCGTTCAACCATTATTTTTAGTGCTTTTTGTTCCCGCTTTTTACTTTCAAAAAAAACATTCATAA